Proteins found in one Coffea eugenioides isolate CCC68of chromosome 5, Ceug_1.0, whole genome shotgun sequence genomic segment:
- the LOC113769955 gene encoding uncharacterized protein LOC113769955 isoform X3 gives MADVMHEGHNTTGDYDIEYRSKDDDAWYSARVILDNDEKSLVVKLEGFSEASDLKFRADEFENQAAVEEFVKRFRSVSEQLQDRDCYQLVKGKKVCAALSFGLDDLRYYDAVVDDVRHQGHVLRDGEDECRCTFILCWLHGPRSGKLTIVNIANICTIQVAAPADLSIVSFAKFAKQNVQIACSKSCIVSTSTVGGPSKHKEVICLSSSVKSSAKSRSQDDDAVESFCGNRAKDEERVSLGADVDEDKGGYDTAESGRLHYILIDNLENDLSASSIRRFIHENTSVSPQAYLFPSRLSVPSASGAIASTSKKSLDQIYEFLINPNHLIVSARGRPWVIGKMVLSGAFQATLGSLPDESQVKDANCCCRFT, from the exons ATGGCGGATGTGATGCATGAGGGCCATAATACGACCGGGGATTATGACATAGAATACCGATCCAAAGACGATGACGCCTGGTACAGTGCGAGGGTGATCTTGGACAATGACGAGAAAAGTTTAGTGGTAAAATTGGAAGGGTTTTCAGAGGCTTCTGACCTGAAATTTAGAGCCGACGAATTTGAAAACCAGGCTGCAGTCGAGGAGTTCGTGAAGAGGTTCCGGTCGGTGTCGGAGCAGCTCCAGGACAGAGATTGCTACCAGCTTGTTAAAGGCAAGAAGGTTTGTGCGGCGCTTAGCTTTGGACTCGATGATCTCCGATATTACGACGCTGTTGTGGACGAT GTTCGCCATCAAGGACATGTACTAAGAGATGGAGAAGATGAATGTCGGTGCACTTTTATTCTATGCTGGCTGCATGGTCCAAGATCTGGCAAATTGACAATTGTTAATATTGCAAACATATGCACCATCCAAGTTGCTGCTCCAGCTGACCTTAGTATAGTTTCCTTTGCAAAATTTGCAAAGCAGAATGTGCAAATAGCTTGCTCCAAATCCTGCATAGTCTCTACTTCAACAGTTGGAGGTCCATCAAAACATAAAGAAGTCATTTGCTTGTCTTCCAGTGTGAAGTCTTCAGCCAAAAGCAGATCGCAG GATGATGATGCGGTTGAGAGTTTCTGTGGCAATAGAGCGAAAGATGAAG AAAGAGTCAGCCTCGGTGCCGATGTTGATGAAGATAAGGGAGGATATGACACTGCTGAATCTGGTCGTCTCCATTACATATTGATTGACAATTTGGAGAATGATCTATCAGCATCATCAATTAGGCGAttcattcatgaaaataccTCTGTTTCACCTCAAGCATACCTGTTTCCAAGTCGATTATCAGTGCCTTCTGCTAGTGGAGCTATTGCTTCAACTTCCAAAAAGAGTCTTGATCAGATTTATGAGTTTTTAATCAATCCTAACCACTTGATTGTTTCTGCTAGGGGAAG GCCATGGGTTATAGGAAAGATGGTGTTGAGTGGAGCATTTCAAGCAACTCTAGGCAGCTTGCCTGATGAATCCCAG